One Deinococcus depolymerans genomic region harbors:
- a CDS encoding Dps family protein → MTSKAKSAAKKPASKATSDGKAASGKAGGKGSADAAHLNTTNNALVDHNYLTEAEFGTVAETLQRNLATTISLYLKFKKYHWDIRGRFFRDLHLAYDEFIEEIFPGIDEQAERLVALGGSPIAAPADIERFSVVKVPTETVRDARTQVADLVADLSRVGKGYRDDSQTVDDANDPATADMYNGYAATVDKIRWMLQAMMDDDRMN, encoded by the coding sequence ATGACCAGTAAAGCCAAGTCTGCCGCCAAGAAGCCCGCCAGCAAGGCCACCAGCGACGGAAAGGCCGCCTCCGGGAAGGCCGGCGGGAAGGGCAGCGCGGACGCCGCGCACCTGAACACCACGAACAACGCCCTGGTGGACCACAACTACCTGACGGAAGCCGAGTTCGGCACGGTCGCCGAGACGCTGCAGCGCAACCTCGCGACGACCATCAGCCTGTACCTGAAGTTCAAGAAGTACCACTGGGACATCCGTGGGCGGTTCTTCCGCGACCTGCACCTCGCGTACGACGAGTTCATCGAGGAGATCTTCCCCGGCATCGACGAGCAGGCCGAGCGCCTGGTCGCGCTGGGCGGCAGTCCCATCGCCGCGCCCGCCGACATCGAGCGGTTCAGCGTGGTGAAGGTGCCCACCGAGACGGTCCGTGACGCCCGCACGCAGGTCGCGGACCTCGTCGCGGACCTCAGCCGCGTCGGCAAGGGTTACCGCGACGACAGCCAGACGGTTGACGACGCGAACGACCCCGCCACCGCCGACATGTACAACGGGTACGCCGCCACCGTCGACAAGATCCGCTGGATGCTCCAGGCGATGATGGACGACGACCGGATGAACTGA
- a CDS encoding MBL fold metallo-hydrolase has protein sequence MGALVSLAPGVHYLPGAVNSLVVEDGRGGALLVDTGLDDGHARRLLRGLTELNLTPTGILNTHSHADHHGGNAFILRRFPELKVFAPPLEDAVITHPILQPTGLFGARPPRELQSKFLLAPPSPARLAPEPGLCRIGGAVLELLEVAGHASMMYAVRVGEVLYAADALFGEEALAKHPLTFCADSALQKEAAARLGELEGVRVTLPGHGDPTPDLTRLVAANLAAYARTTAAVLEAVQVGAAGVDDLLVRVCGALGVTMESAGAVVLNRAVVGAHLTELLEAGQVSMKVHGNRLLFVAGG, from the coding sequence ATGGGTGCTCTTGTCTCGTTGGCTCCGGGGGTGCATTACCTGCCGGGCGCGGTGAACAGTCTGGTGGTCGAGGATGGCCGGGGTGGGGCGCTGCTGGTGGACACCGGGCTGGATGACGGGCACGCGCGCCGGCTCCTGCGTGGCCTGACGGAGCTGAACCTGACGCCGACCGGGATTCTGAACACGCACAGTCACGCCGACCATCACGGGGGGAACGCGTTCATCCTGCGGCGGTTCCCGGAGTTGAAGGTGTTCGCGCCGCCGCTGGAGGACGCGGTGATCACGCACCCGATCCTGCAACCCACCGGGCTGTTCGGGGCGCGCCCGCCCAGGGAGTTGCAGAGTAAATTCCTGCTCGCGCCGCCCAGCCCGGCGCGGCTGGCCCCGGAGCCGGGCCTGTGCCGGATCGGAGGCGCGGTGCTGGAGTTGCTGGAGGTGGCCGGGCACGCCAGCATGATGTACGCCGTGCGGGTGGGCGAGGTGCTGTACGCCGCCGACGCGCTGTTCGGAGAGGAGGCGCTGGCAAAGCACCCGCTGACGTTCTGCGCGGACTCGGCGCTTCAGAAGGAGGCGGCCGCCCGCCTGGGTGAACTGGAGGGCGTGCGCGTCACGCTGCCCGGCCACGGGGACCCCACGCCGGACCTGACGCGGCTGGTCGCGGCGAACCTCGCGGCGTACGCGCGGACCACGGCGGCCGTGCTGGAGGCCGTGCAGGTGGGCGCAGCCGGCGTGGACGACCTGCTGGTCCGGGTGTGCGGCGCGCTGGGCGTGACGATGGAAAGCGCGGGCGCGGTGGTCCTGAACCGCGCGGTCGTCGGCGCGCACCTGACCGAACTGCTCGAAGCCGGGCAGGTCAGCATGAAGGTTCACGGGAACCGCCTGCTGTTTGTGGCGGGAGGGTAA
- a CDS encoding MFS transporter produces MWGGFFAVIPLVTVHFSGPVTGGGLGWSAASVGAVLGLRQLTQQGLTVFGGAWADRWGPKPLILLGCALRTLGFAWMGFSDSWGELLAAAVLAGVGGGLFDAPKSAAITQVTLPEHRTRMFSLTSLSGNAGMVTGPLIGAALLGLGFRTAALSAAGVYLLAGAVMALTLPHLRPAGRVGSGLDGLRLAAADTRFRRFTLVLIGYFILSTQINVAVTLKAVALAGNGATGPLYGLSAGLAVLLQYPLLRLVERFVPVRSALVAAVLLVGAALGLMSVAATFGQLLACVALYSLGTMIVYPTQQTLTARFAPPGRVGSYFGFSAISLGVGGAVGSVLGGALVDGGARLGFPALAWLTLAVIGGLTALGLRWALRGLPHQSG; encoded by the coding sequence ATGTGGGGCGGGTTCTTCGCGGTGATTCCGCTGGTGACGGTGCATTTCAGTGGCCCTGTCACAGGGGGCGGGCTGGGCTGGAGTGCCGCGAGCGTCGGGGCGGTGCTGGGCCTGCGGCAGTTGACGCAGCAGGGCCTGACGGTGTTCGGGGGCGCGTGGGCGGACCGCTGGGGGCCGAAACCGCTGATCCTGCTGGGCTGCGCGCTGCGGACCCTGGGCTTCGCCTGGATGGGCTTCAGTGACTCGTGGGGGGAACTGCTGGCGGCGGCGGTGCTGGCGGGCGTGGGGGGCGGCCTGTTCGACGCGCCGAAGAGTGCGGCGATCACGCAGGTGACCCTCCCGGAACACCGCACGCGGATGTTCAGCCTGACCAGCCTGTCCGGGAACGCCGGGATGGTGACGGGCCCGCTGATCGGCGCGGCGCTGCTGGGGCTGGGGTTCCGGACGGCAGCGCTGTCGGCGGCGGGCGTGTACCTGCTGGCGGGCGCGGTGATGGCGCTCACCTTGCCGCACCTGCGGCCGGCGGGGCGGGTGGGCAGCGGCCTGGACGGGCTGCGGCTGGCGGCGGCAGACACGCGGTTCCGGCGGTTCACGCTGGTGCTGATCGGGTACTTCATCCTGAGCACGCAGATCAACGTGGCGGTCACCCTGAAGGCCGTCGCGCTGGCGGGGAACGGCGCGACGGGGCCGCTGTACGGCCTGTCGGCGGGGCTGGCGGTGCTGCTTCAGTACCCGCTGCTGCGGCTGGTCGAGCGCTTCGTGCCGGTGCGTTCGGCGCTGGTGGCGGCGGTGCTGCTGGTCGGCGCGGCGCTGGGCCTGATGTCGGTGGCGGCGACGTTCGGGCAGCTGCTGGCGTGCGTGGCGCTGTACAGCCTGGGCACCATGATCGTGTACCCCACCCAGCAGACCCTGACGGCCCGCTTCGCGCCGCCGGGGCGGGTCGGGAGTTACTTCGGGTTCTCCGCGATCAGCCTGGGCGTGGGGGGCGCGGTGGGCAGCGTGCTGGGCGGCGCGCTGGTGGACGGCGGCGCGCGGCTGGGCTTCCCGGCGCTGGCGTGGCTGACGCTGGCCGTGATCGGGGGCCTGACGGCGCTGGGGCTACGCTGGGCGCTGCGGGGCCTGCCGCACCAGTCGGGCTGA
- a CDS encoding S41 family peptidase, with protein MNAFLRRSTPRRDRPARFRPLLSAARTAALTALLAGLGAHPGAAAQGSVSPAQTIFNEVNDLLRQEYGGLSTVDRAALTREYQQRLNNVCAATPGSCPESRAYPVLEAELTALDDEHSFFQTPEDYREFIASATGGPRLQFGVKLALLDGQNRVVTEVVPGSAAEEAGLRRGDTLLRLNGRPYLYEDLREAREKGQTITLDVQRQGAPLQVTLTARESSTLDLPRLSYVPAGTGTGAQVAVIRIPTFLSGGRVAQRVHDQVRQAQRSGATGLIVDLRGNPGGSLAECDSAVSAFVPSLTRVARSADGSSRTVVSRGTRLEDARLAGTVSHPAFWTGPLAVLVDEGSASCSEFFAYEIQYATRGPIVGETTAGVGNTATRNFPVGSQAALQLTILHYAKPDGTPYPQRVTPDRPGPQGEAEIRALTQGRDPLLDLGLQALQTAPVLSLDPFRQQP; from the coding sequence ATGAACGCCTTCCTGCGCCGCTCGACCCCGCGCCGTGACCGCCCGGCCCGGTTCCGTCCGCTGCTGAGCGCAGCCCGCACCGCCGCGCTCACGGCGCTGCTGGCCGGTCTGGGCGCACATCCCGGCGCGGCCGCCCAGGGCAGCGTCTCCCCGGCCCAGACCATCTTCAACGAGGTGAACGACCTGCTCCGCCAGGAGTACGGCGGGCTGTCCACCGTGGACCGCGCCGCCCTGACCCGCGAGTACCAGCAGCGCCTGAACAACGTCTGCGCCGCCACGCCCGGCAGCTGTCCCGAGAGCCGCGCCTACCCGGTGCTGGAAGCCGAACTGACCGCACTGGACGACGAACACAGTTTCTTCCAGACGCCCGAGGACTACCGCGAATTCATTGCCAGCGCCACCGGCGGCCCCCGCCTGCAGTTCGGGGTGAAACTCGCGCTGCTGGACGGACAGAACCGCGTGGTGACCGAGGTGGTTCCCGGCAGCGCCGCCGAGGAGGCCGGCCTGCGGCGCGGCGACACGCTGCTGCGCCTGAACGGCCGCCCGTACCTGTACGAGGACCTGCGCGAGGCCCGCGAGAAGGGCCAGACCATCACCCTGGACGTGCAGCGGCAGGGCGCGCCGCTGCAGGTCACCCTGACCGCCCGCGAGAGCAGCACCCTGGACCTCCCGCGCCTGAGTTACGTCCCGGCCGGCACAGGCACCGGCGCGCAGGTGGCCGTGATCCGCATTCCCACCTTCCTGTCCGGCGGGCGCGTCGCGCAGCGCGTGCACGACCAGGTGCGGCAGGCGCAGCGCAGCGGCGCGACCGGCCTGATCGTGGACCTGCGCGGCAACCCCGGCGGCAGCCTCGCCGAGTGCGACAGCGCCGTCAGCGCCTTCGTGCCCAGCCTGACGCGCGTGGCCCGCAGCGCCGACGGCAGCAGCCGCACCGTCGTCAGCCGCGGCACCCGCCTCGAGGACGCCCGCCTGGCCGGAACGGTCAGCCACCCGGCCTTCTGGACCGGTCCGCTGGCCGTGCTGGTCGACGAGGGCAGCGCCTCGTGCAGCGAATTCTTCGCGTACGAGATCCAGTACGCCACGCGAGGCCCCATCGTCGGCGAGACGACCGCCGGCGTCGGCAACACCGCCACCCGCAACTTCCCGGTCGGCAGCCAGGCGGCCCTGCAACTCACCATCCTGCACTACGCCAAACCCGACGGAACGCCCTACCCGCAGCGCGTCACGCCCGACCGGCCCGGCCCCCAGGGCGAGGCGGAAATCCGGGCGCTCACGCAGGGCCGCGACCCGCTGCTGGACCTGGGGCTGCAGGCCCTGCAGACCGCCCCGGTCCTGTCCCTGGATCCCTTCCGCCAGCAGCCCTGA
- a CDS encoding M20/M25/M40 family metallo-hydrolase, producing the protein MPLSYLTRIAQTPAPTFAEGRRADLIADLWTELGYVTERDEVGNVLTRLTPPGTEGRPALLLAAHLDTVFDAGTDVTVREEGGRLVGPGVGDNSASLAVVTALLRDLRGQTGALRRPLWIAANVGEEGLGDLRGAKYLLGRHRPQLGAFIAVDGYLGVAVTRGVGVRRYRAAFVGPGGHSWGDQAPSALHALGRAISALYALHLPASPRTTLNVGVASGGTSVNSIAGTAELLLDLRSLDAKVLADLDTRAVGVLHAAAREAGVQLQLERVGDRPGGDLQSGALLGAVRDAAREIRTDIRLASSSTDANAAVPHGLPAVAVGVYRGGNAHRTDEWVQASSLAPGLRFLRRLVDLYQRSPAA; encoded by the coding sequence ATGCCTCTTTCGTACCTCACGCGCATCGCGCAGACCCCGGCTCCGACGTTCGCGGAGGGGCGGCGCGCCGACCTGATCGCGGACCTGTGGACCGAACTGGGCTACGTGACCGAACGCGACGAGGTCGGGAACGTCCTGACCCGCCTGACCCCTCCCGGCACCGAGGGCCGCCCCGCCCTGCTGCTCGCCGCGCACCTGGACACCGTCTTCGACGCCGGCACCGACGTGACCGTCCGCGAGGAGGGCGGGCGGCTGGTCGGGCCGGGCGTGGGCGACAACAGCGCCAGCCTGGCGGTGGTGACAGCGCTGCTGCGCGACCTGCGCGGCCAGACCGGCGCGCTGCGCCGCCCGCTGTGGATCGCCGCGAACGTCGGCGAGGAGGGCCTGGGGGACCTGCGCGGCGCGAAGTACCTGCTGGGCCGCCACCGCCCGCAGCTGGGGGCGTTCATCGCCGTGGACGGCTACCTGGGGGTGGCGGTCACGCGCGGGGTGGGGGTGCGCCGCTACCGGGCCGCGTTCGTCGGGCCGGGCGGGCACTCGTGGGGCGATCAGGCACCCAGCGCCCTGCACGCGCTGGGGCGGGCGATCAGCGCCCTGTACGCCCTGCACCTGCCCGCCTCGCCGCGCACCACCCTGAATGTCGGTGTGGCGTCCGGCGGGACCAGCGTGAACTCCATCGCAGGAACGGCCGAGCTGCTGCTGGACCTGCGTTCGCTGGACGCGAAGGTCCTCGCGGACCTGGACACCCGCGCCGTGGGCGTCCTGCACGCCGCGGCGCGTGAGGCCGGCGTGCAGCTGCAGCTGGAACGGGTGGGAGACCGGCCCGGCGGGGACCTTCAGAGCGGCGCGCTGCTGGGCGCGGTCCGGGACGCCGCCCGCGAGATCCGCACCGACATCCGGCTGGCGTCCAGCAGCACCGACGCGAACGCGGCCGTCCCGCATGGCCTGCCGGCGGTCGCGGTGGGCGTGTACCGCGGCGGGAACGCGCACCGCACCGACGAGTGGGTGCAGGCGTCCAGCCTCGCGCCGGGCCTCAGGTTCCTGCGCCGCCTCGTGGACCTGTACCAGCGTTCCCCGGCCGCCTGA
- a CDS encoding metallophosphoesterase family protein, translating into MIRLAILADLHANLAATLAVHADVQRRGLTDIWVLGDLVGKGPRPREVLDWTQAHATRVIQGNWDARVAGATHRPQDLWPRSKLTPAGLTYLAELPYGIEEQFGGAWWRFVHASSRGLFHRLYPHSSLHDQLEAFTPNPAFGLTQHADALVYADMHEALLLDVEGRPLINCGSVGNPLDSTLPCYLILEFDPHSPVHSATFVRLTYDRDDEIRAAEESGMPFTREYIAELLTGAYQKRRARTGE; encoded by the coding sequence ATGATTCGCCTCGCCATTCTCGCGGACCTGCACGCCAACCTGGCGGCCACGCTCGCGGTTCACGCAGACGTGCAGCGGCGCGGCCTGACCGACATCTGGGTGCTGGGGGATCTGGTGGGCAAGGGCCCCCGCCCCCGCGAAGTGCTCGACTGGACGCAGGCACACGCCACGCGCGTCATTCAGGGCAACTGGGACGCCCGGGTCGCCGGGGCCACGCACCGCCCGCAGGACCTGTGGCCGCGCAGCAAACTCACGCCCGCCGGCCTGACGTACCTCGCCGAGCTGCCGTACGGCATCGAGGAGCAGTTCGGGGGGGCGTGGTGGCGGTTCGTGCATGCCAGCAGCCGCGGCCTGTTCCACCGGCTGTACCCGCACAGCAGCCTGCACGACCAGCTGGAAGCCTTCACGCCCAACCCGGCCTTCGGGCTCACGCAGCACGCCGACGCGCTGGTGTACGCCGACATGCACGAGGCGCTGCTGCTGGACGTGGAGGGCCGCCCGCTGATCAACTGCGGGAGCGTGGGCAACCCGCTGGACTCCACGCTGCCGTGCTACCTGATCCTGGAGTTCGACCCGCACTCGCCGGTGCACAGCGCGACCTTCGTGCGCCTCACCTACGACCGCGACGACGAGATCCGCGCCGCCGAGGAAAGCGGTATGCCGTTCACGCGGGAGTACATCGCGGAGCTGCTGACCGGCGCCTACCAGAAACGCCGCGCCCGCACCGGCGAGTAG